The Strix uralensis isolate ZFMK-TIS-50842 chromosome 4, bStrUra1, whole genome shotgun sequence genomic interval GGAAGATATGTAATCAGTTCTAGTTTCCCAAAAATCAAACTCCAGTGGTCACATACTGAGCTTTTTGATCAATAAGTTTGAGGCCAGAGCATTTTGCTTGGAGTTGCTTAGCCATATGTTGGGCACATGGACTTACTAATGAATATTGTTGTTTCCTGCAGTTCTTAAACAATGACCTTAGCCTTAAGCACAACAAATGACTTTCAGTGCCATATCAGTCCTATAAGAAGTTGCTATGCGTAGATGCAGTGGATGTGTAAAAagggctgtttttttctgttcttgttcgCTATTTCTTTTACAGATACTGCTATCACTGGTGTCTTGGTTCAGGCTACAGTATTTAGCTTGCCACTTGTAGATGCAGGAATCCCTTTTCTGAAATACCTGGATGACCTAGAGCTCTGTCAATAAGTTTGATTCTTGAGGGTTCCTTCCCAAATCCACTGTTCACAGACTGACAGCTAATGTGTTGTTTAATTACATGAACAAGCAGGGCGAGGCACTTGGTTATCATCCATTTATAAGAGAAAACATTGAGTCTTGTGATGAGTGTCTGTCTTTGGGAACCACATTAGCTTTGCATGTCCTAGGTTCCAGCAGTGCTCTTACAGACTTCTTGAgtaaatagaatagaatagaatagaataaagaTGTTGACTAGTTCCTGCTAGAATCAGTTTTCAACTTGTATTCCGGTTGGTGTTTGTCACGTTTGTTTGCTACAAAAAAGgagataatgaataattaagACTTTTGCCAAAGTGGCAGAATGCCTCCTTTCTTTGtctcaatgtttttttttttttattcctctgaaTTCAGAATAGCCTAACAAATAATGGATAGGTCTTTCATAACCACAGTTCATTCTGCAAGTGTGAGAATGTTATcagacttgttttttaaaaaaaaataattgttccaACTCTGACTTACACCTTCTGGCTTAGTTGTGTTCTTACTGGGCAatgctgtcagcctgtttctTTGCAACTGCAGTAAAGCTTACACGAAGTAggtaattaaaatagaaaaaagtattttcagaatgaaaatgaaaatgaaaaaaaaaaacccctacaactTATGGGTATATGTATACAAGTGTTTCTGAGACATGTATGGCTGGCATTTTTCTGCATTGTTTCACTTTGTTGCAGATCAGTGTGTTTCAGTACAGTGTTAAGTTTTCTTTCCATCTTGAAATTTCTTAAGAGCCTCATTTGTATTTGTCTTCCAATTAcctatttatcatttttttttctggctagtATTATTTCTCTAATGGTTAGTTGCTTTAAAGGAACTATGATAATAGACATGAAGTAGTTCTTTGAATTACTGTCAGAATGATCTGTATGCTGTTAACTTTTAGTTATAGTTCCTCATAGCTGATAGCCGAGCTAGGTGGAGGATAGTGGGATCAGTATACTCTAAACTCATAAGTACAGACATCTTTTATATGTCTTTCTAGAGGACAAAATGGTGATGAAATCAACTCCAAATTAATTTCATCAAGTTGTTTCAGAATTCTTCTTGAACCAGTTACCCACTTTGTTGTCCTCCCCCAGCAGGGCTTGACACTGTAAGAGGAAGGGCTGCATGCTCAGAACACTTACAGAGCCCTTCTTGGCTACCTCCTCTATAAGCCGTTTGTTGCTTGACTTTTTTCAGCCTTAATGAGTGCAAGCTACTTGAGAGTCATGGAAATGGATCAGAGAATGCATATGCAGCAGTGAACAACTACTTGGACTGCTGAGTTTCTTTCCTCTAACAGGCACAAATGATACTATCTCTGTTTCAGGAAAGTCTAAACAGGGTGGAGTATCTGATCAACTTCTGCTATGCCTTCCATGCTTTAGGTGTTTCAGATAATAAATTCAGGAGGCTTGTACTTCATTCAGGAAACAACACTATAGTTAAAATTCCTTATGCTTCTTGTTGAAGGAAGGCATTACTTTGCCAGTCATCTCTGGGGGGAAGGGGCTCTATGGATCTAGCTTTTCAGCTAACTGTACCCTGTGATGAATGAGGTTTTTTGAGTTATTGTCAGTGAGGACCTGTAACCTGTTCTCTGTCATTCTTTTGTGCTACTGACTTACTGGCTTTAGAATAATGTAAGTGTGGGTCATGTCTGTTTTGGCCTTTATGCCTTTTATAGGATTTTTTTGAGGAGGCAAAAAGAGTATGTGAAGTTCTCCTTAGTTAGTAGTGCAGAGTGCACAAAGTATGTGTGCATCTACAGGTAGAACTTGTGTTGACCGTGACATGGAATTACTCTGGGTTTAGACCCAGAGCAGCTTAAGTTGCAGCTCATCAGTTGACTGTGGTGACTAATGGCACGCATGAGTCTCTTACTTGAACTTATAGAGACCAGTTTGGGGTTGAATTTGAACTAGTCTGTATTTGTTGTAAAGAAAGTTCATGTACATGGATAATGCTTCTGAATCAGTTGAAGTGTGACAGACTGAGCAAACGCAGTAGTTAGGTTCAGTGATTCTTACTCTGTTAAGCAGTGTCCCAAATGACTGGATATGAGGATAGAATGTTGGGTAAACTGGTTCATGAAAGGCAAAACCAGTTGCTGCTTGCAGTGGCTGTTGACTAaaagattgcttttaaaaaattgatgaATTAATTacttgcttctctttcttttttcaagtatGTATAGAAAATATGATTCGACTAGaataaaagcagaggaagaagtcTTTTCAAGTAAGAGATGCTTAGAATGGTTCTATGAATATGCAGGTAAGGGTGAAATGCAAATTTCCTCCTAATAACAATTTAATCTACATTGGTATATAAAAACTGCATTAACCGAGCTTTTCCAAGACTGAatataaaggtttttttttttgtaaaagtcttaaagaagcttttcttgtgtTCTGTGTAGTGTTAAGTTGGAAGAGTTCTAGGGGCAATTTTGTCTTTGTCTCTATTCTATAAAAAGAACACAGAAGGTTTGTAACTTATTTTGGACCATGTATACTTTACTATTCAAAGCTACAGTTAAAGCTGTACTTCTGTCCAAAATATTGTTACCTCTCTGGCTTTAGAAGTTCCGTCATCTGCCATGTTAGTGCTGAATAGTACAGAATTAGGCTTCAGGAGAagtgtgtctttaaaaaaaaactccaaaaccagTGGGGAAGGTCGTCACATTAGTTTTGTTCCTGCTCAGTCCGGTGCTTATGGTTTCAAGCAAAGTAGTGAATAAATTCAAGTATCCTGTACTAGTATTGTCTTTATATAGGTTTCCATCACAAGTTATAGGGAAGGTAGACTGAATTATTTATTCTTGCCCATGTGTATGAGAGCTTTCTTCAGGTATTACTTCTAGAATTGTTAACTAATTCTTTAATACTGAAGTTGGTcattgtattcatttttttacATGTGGTTTTCTGAAGGGGAGAACTGGAAGTATGGGGAAAAATGATCTCATGACTGTAAAGaccaaaaggaaattaaataggTGATTGACAAAGAAAATAAGGTCATCTTGCAGTTCTCTGATGCTGTCTTGGATAACAGCTTACAGCTTGTTCTGTTTTGTCTACTTCTTAGGTATAACGAAGGCTGACTTAATTTGGtgtaatataattttattataagaaaaaaatattttataaactaaATTAAATACTTTGAGATCTCTCAGACTGCCACAGACAAGTGAGGAGATTCAGACAAATTCAAGCCAAATCTAACCTGTTAGATTCTCTGCCTTTCTGaccagctttatttatttatttttttctaactctaGCAACAGGGATAACTCATTTTTGTTAAGAATGGAAAGAAGGGATAAAAGTGTATGAAAGAAGTTTCAGGTTTCCATTGGATGCATACaccaagataaaacagaaaagtagAGTATGATTCTGTTTACAGTATTGAGTAACattataaaaaatgaattttcaaagaaTAATCTCTATTGCGTTCTTGCTTCATAAGTCTTCTCCTTTATATATGCAGACAGTTGACACTGcatttgatgtttttttttccctagtgtgTCTTTACATGACAGAATTAGTCTTTCTAAAGACTGTTGTGTACACTCAGAGAACTGTGAGAGGATGTAATGAGAAGATTGGAAAAGATATAATTATAACCTTGTTAAGTCTAGAATAGTAGGTCACCTAATAATAAAACATAGATTGATCTTCCCTTTATAAAACCTCTTTTTCTGGCACGTGTGATCTTTATATTGGATGAAAGTAGGCATTTCAGCCTCTGTTTTTTTCCGAAATGTGCacttttaactgtaaaataattctAACAAAATAGTCCAAATACTtaaaatgtacttaaaaaaaccaGAATTGCACAGTACAATTCTTAATGCCTATATAATTTTTTCAATAGAATATTGTAGAAGTTACAAATATCTTGATTTAACAGCATGTTTTAATAGTAGAGCATTTTAATAGCATCtgtgttttaaatctttttctccttttaagttGGCAAAGAAATAGCTGTAATTCAAGTCTTCCTTCCCCTTGCAGTTACTAAAATTCAGATAATGTGTGGCCATGGTATAGCAATATAAATAAACATGAGcatgaggtttttattttagGCTCTTTTTTGTAGATAACAGTATATGAGACAATAAGGAATGAGATTCTGGGAATAATAACGTTGTATGCCGTATAGCTATGGATCACATTTTTATGTGATATGGTCTTGTGATAACAGTAGAGTTTCAAGCCAAGAAATGAGTTACACTAACCATTGTCCTCTCATTTAACTGTGGTAATATTACATGGATGTTGTGCTAGTCTTAAGTGCGTTCTTAAAGATCTTCCAAGATTATCTCAGTAAATGGGTAGAGTAAAGGATACTGGCAGGAATGAAAAGttgttctgcagtttttctgtttccaaaggTGAGATAAAGATTTAAGTGTACTGATAGTAAGCGTGGAAATATTTATTGcatgtcaaaacaaacaaaaaaaacctgtatgGAAATTCAGGTTGTACTGTATGATTGCATTTCTTTTGTGCTGTAAATGTCagactgttttaattttcagagataagtaaaatgcattttgtttgcagGCACTGATGACATCGTAGGGCCAGAAGGTATGGAGAAATTTTGTGAAGACATTGGAGTTGAACCAGAAAATGTAAGTTCAAAGTCCATTCAGAAGATGCCTAACCTGTTATGATGTACATTAGCCAGTCTTACATCTCGTATTTTTccaacaataattaaaaaattcttgggagtttttaaaaaaatgaaatataaaccaGGGCGGTTTATATACACGTTTGGACACAACTTGCCTTTATTTAAACCCCAAACTGTCAACCTGTAAAAACTCAATTTGTCTTTGCTGCCACCCCTTCTCTTTCACTCCCtaccccccacccaaaaaaaaagagatttaaaaaaagaaaaaaaaagttggtggTTGTCTTTTCTGAAACAGAGACAACACTGAAGATTTAATGTAGCAACTACAAAATTACAAAGTagtgttttctttgggttttctaGGAGAGGAAGGGATTTCAAATACTGTGAGCAATATTATCTCTCCCATTATGccatttcaaaatgcaaataaggaatatatataattacatatatatatattttatatgtttatacataattaaataaaatttaaaagggaATAGTTGTGCCTTTTACAGGCTTTTTCCTAGTGCctaatttttgcattttgaatGGATATGCAATTCTTATCTTTTGCAGGATTCATAAAGCATCATTTCTAAGTAAAATGACAGTTGTGGTTTTGAAAGATTTACTGGAAATACAAGATGTAATTTGCTAATTTTGGAGTTTATTACAGTATAATAAATCCTTGAGATCTATGCAGACATTTGGGTATATAAGTAGGTTTTCTGATTTAGCATTAAAAACCATTTAGAGCTGCACTAACATTAGCTAGTTAATGGCTGAATTGCAAATTTAAATgacttggttatttttttcttctattgtgCAGGGTCAGGTGTCCTGCAAGTTTTTCCATGTATATATCAAAAGTGGTTTCTTAAGTTCCTGAATAAGATAGTAATCTTATGGTATCACTTTATCTCAGTTTTTCGTTGGTTCAGTCTTCTGTGTGAGATGTGAAAAGGACTGTTTCCATTTGGGCAAAACTGAAGTATTTATGCATCCGCCTCTATTTTGATGTGTGTTTAAGTTAGTTCACCTAGCTTTACTTAACATCGGTTTGAATTACACTGCATGTAAATGAATCACACTGCCTGTAAAATCAGGCAGGCTAACAGTACCCTGGGGTAGCTGGATTCAGGTGAAATCATTATTAGCTTTGGAATAATTGGATTTCAGAGTTTATAGATTGCAATTGTTCATCTAGGTAAGAGTTTAACAAATGTCAAATGTACCTTGTCGTCAAATTGGTACTTAAAATTTTGTAGTTGTTTTGGGAAATCTGTTCTGAGCTTTTGCACCAACTCATATTCCTCATTGCACTGCTCACTAGGTGACTGTGCATGCTATGTTGAAGAAGGGTGACTACTAGTAACTTGGGTGGGTGTTCCCTCTGTATCTTTGCACTGTTATCTTCTCTTTGGATTATGTACAGGTTTGTCACTTTCAgggtttttaacttttaaaatagtgTAGCAAAGATCTGAACATCCCATTTATACAGGTAAAGCATTTGTAGTCTACTAAACAGTAGTTATTTGAAAAGCGCGTGGAACTTTTTGTTAATTCTTTTCAGtcttcgttttttttttttctctttaaaacaggTAGTTATGCTTGTACTAGCATGGAAATTGGATGCACAAAACATGGGCTACTTTACATTACAAGAGTGGTTAAAAGGAATGACATCGCTACAGTAAGTGCTTTGAAAAATTTCTTACCTTTGTTATAGTAAGcccattttttaagaaaaaatacattttgatgtTTTGACTCATGACACCTAAAGCAGAGTGCTCCACTGTAGAGTAGAAGCCAtacattttttattctatttatggTGATACGGCCACTTAGAGACAACGTAAAACCTGACAGCTGCATGTTTAAATACAGTTGGATTAAAATGTCTGCAGtctcaagaaaacagaaatgtcatgAGAATTGACATTTTCTGTCTGTAAGGACATCTATCTTTGTCACTGGATTGGATCTGTCAGATACTGGTATGTTGTTAGACCATGTGTAGTTTAAAATGCtaaataataaaaaccatttCTGTGACACTGCATTGTCATGTTCCCTCTGAGAGTTGTTTTCTCCAGTTGAGAGCTTATCTTCATGGTGTAATTAACGTAAATGTAGTTGAATAATCACATGTTTCAGAGAGACTTGAAGAAAGTCTCTCTGAACTTGTGTTTTGCCTTTTCCAGAACAGCATCACTAAAATTGTGTAGGAGGTCCTGTATTTTCAGCAAAACTATAGAAGTATTGTTTCACTGCTGAGGTTTGGTTGTTTACCATGTATAGACAAGCTCTTAGTTTAATCTGTTGGAGAGTGAATTTTCTACAAAGCCAAACAAATTTTTATCAGAGTACCAGGGTAAGACTTTGCTATTTTATCTAAATCCATTTCACACTGTGGGTTTAATCAAGGCATTTTATGCAGACTCATAAACATGCCTTTGTACAGAGTGATGTGTTTTGAACGGATTGATGAGGATACATGTTAGAGATTCTTTAAAACATCAGACATCTGTGTAAGAATGCAGACTCTAAATTCACCTTGTGCTTTTCTTGTAGATGTGATACTACAGAAAAATTGAGAAATTCTCTGGATTACTTGAGATCCTTATTAAATGAGCCTACCAATTTTAAACTTATTTATAGATACGCATTTGACTTTGCACGGGTAAGTACTGTGAAAGACCAGCATCTGAAATTAAAACTGTCATAAGTAATGATTGAAAGACTGTATACTTTTAAGTACATTTCTCATAAGATACCACTCAAGATTGCTTCTAACAAGTGGAACTGTTTGCATTCTAAAAAAGTATATGCAAAATGCCAGAATTGGAAAAGTATACAGGATGCTTGATGTACAGTGCTTTAGTGTTTTGACATGTTTTGTTACCTCTCTGCTTCAAGCTATTTTGTGACTTCAAGGAAATAATTTAGGCTCTATTGTGTTGCATATTGGAGCTTTGCCACTTAATTCCACTGGCTTTATAACTACCCTGgtttttcttcttactgtttGAATTTTGTGAGcataaacatatttaaaacagGAAGGCACTTCAGGCATTTCTGCAGGTTGTAAAAATAACTGATATGATAAAAGCTGGGTGTGATATAATATAAATACTGGTTCAGAAGACTGTTGGAAGATCATTAATTATGTTCTCAGTATTTATTAAACAATACCCTGGTATCTATTGATAAAATTTTACCTGGTACTGGAACCCATAAGATTCATGAGACTATTCCTACTTAAAGGGAACAATAAAACAACTTTAATTTTCTGAATTAACATTTGACACGGAATTTGGACATCCATCTTGCTAATGTGATGGAATGTACAGAAGATTTTGCATAAAAATGATCACAGACAAAACTGAAGCTCAGATTTCAGTGCAGAAGAACCTAAAGCACCAAGAAAATTTACATCAAAAAAGTAACATGAGAAAAGTAATAAGAAATTGAACTGATAGCAATTCTGATATTTAAGTCTGTCATAAGTAACTCAGATTTGTGGTACATCAGCGCTTTCTGCGTGTCAGCATGCAGAGATTTATGGTAGTTAACTTTTAACTAAGGAAACCTACAGCTGAGTATGACAGAATGTATGGTATTagtatgagaggaaaaaaagccttatCTTAATTCCTCCTTTGCTGTGTGAAGATTTATTCTGCCAGTTTTGCTCAACATAAAATGCAAAGGCTAGAAATAACTAACATTGCCAAAGAAGTCCAAGATACTGATGAAATATTTGGAGtagattaaaaaatgttttactagTAGCAAACCTGTGCCAGCTAATGGCCTGTCAAAGGTAAGTGCAGAAACCTAAAAAGAGGATAGTGGGTGGAGTTTTTTCAAGAGGCACAAAATTGATGTGACGAACAGTAgtcttggaaaataatttaaacattgaGACACAGATGCTGTGACATCATTtgtgacaaaaaacccccaggtTGTAGAACTGCAAGTCAAAGGCATATCAACAGGGAAATTGTCAAAACAATATTAGATTATTTGAGTCATTGAACTTTTAATACTGTGGAGCCAAGGGAAGTCTATAGGAGAATGGCATCCAGTAAGAATTGAAATGAATGCTGTCAAAGGCTGATATATTTATCTTGATGCAGCAGATGAATCTGTACACAGTTTTTATCAGAATAATTGAAATGATTAATAGAAAAAAAGCTGATGGGAGCAGTTTTGGTTTTTGATGCAGATGATTGTGTAGTTTCCTTTCTAAGGGTAATCATTTCAGGGAAGTTGTCTGTGGCAAAAAACACTTGTCTAAACTTCTGAAATTTTAAGAGAGAATTTTTGAAAGTTTCTTTTGTGATTTGGTATTTAGAGTTAATTTGTCAATAAAAAAAGCATCATCAAGGTTTTATGTGGCATGCATGATGTAAATCAGCATGGATTTGAGAAAATTAAAACACCATATGTTGGTATTAAGCACAAATACATTCCTCGCTCCCTGTTTGCCATTGTCACTGCCAAGTTTGAGAATGTATAGATGCATGTATTTCATGGCTTAAATAGGTCTTTTATCtgaaatactggggaaaaaaaaatgtcagaaaagctGTCTATCATCAAtgtaaaacaaatactgaaatttagCAGAGTTTGTAAATACATTCTTTCCACTGTATCCAGAAAAGAGTATGTAAGTATTTGGGATGTATGTTAAGAATTAAATTGGAGCATCTGTCATGGCAGATGTGCCATTAGGAAGTTGGAGGTGGGTATAAACGGCTTATCTGAACACTTTGTACTGAACAGTAGTTGGAGATGGAGAATGTAGAAAATTAACAATGTAAGGTAGGTAAAACCAGCATGGCCAAAGTAAAGGCAACAGAGCCTGATTTCATTAACACTTGAGTGTGTGGGAAGAATTCAGATATAAACagtgtggaaaataaaatgtattcccACAGCAGTATGATTTCTGCCTAAAGGTGTTTGTGACAGAGGTGTGATGGACTTTGGAAAATGGATTAGTTTTTAGAACTATTTGATATTAATACAAAGATGCATTTGTAGCTTAATGCTATAACCACGTCAtaaaagggtgggtttttttgtcccaTCGCtcacaaaaatctgtttaatttcaaGACAACAAGTGTAGATGGATAAACtacttaaaataacaaaatggaaTCTTACGTGTACACATGTTACTTTTGAGATATGTGGAAATTGCGTTAACAAATATACTAACTTTCCCACTGATTAGATGCAATGAATCTGCTGGGTACAGGTGATGCTTCTTTTCCTTGGCAGAAATAAACAAATCACCTCCTCAGCCTTAATACACTGCTGCTATGTTCAACTAAAACTGGGACAGTTCTGAGAGGGGTCTCCATGTGCTAGTGTTTTATGTTCCCTCTGCTCATTTGATGATTAATTTAATCTGAATTTCATACAATCAGTAGAATAACAGAACAAAGAACCTCCCTGGCTCACTCTTGCGTAGTCAGAGTTACTTGATAGCTACTTAACTATCTACTGACAGTTTATGTAGTTGTAAGAATACCCCAGGAAATAATGTGCAGCAATGCTATTTTAAGAGATGTACGGCTATGCAGAGGCATACGTGCAAACATGGGTATGGGTCTAACAGCTATTGCTTTCTAGAAAGGTCTGAAGTCACAAACAGGATTGTACACCTCATCTGCAATAGGGGTGACAGTTTTTTGGGAAGGTCTATAGAAAGCAGCATCTCTGTAGAGCAAGCCATTAGCTATGAAGAAGGAAATTTTACTAGGAAGTTGTGTTTTACTAAAAACCACTGTTAGATACTGCTGTTATGTATGGGTGAGCTGTAGTACAGGCAGTGGGGGAAGTGAAAAATCCTgaaatcaatctttttttcctttctgacctTTTTATCCAGGAAAAGGACCAGCGCAGCCTAGATATCAATACTGCCAAGTGTATGTTGGGCCTTCTTTTAGGAAAAACATGGTCCctttttccagtatttcaccaGTTTCTAGAGGTATGAAGTTTGAAAAGGAATTACGTTTTTTGAACTGTCTTCTCTGATACTTTTAACTAGATGTGGAAGGAACAGCTAGGAATTTTTTGTCCCGATTTTGAATATGCTAACCCCCCAAAGCAGCACTTGTAACTGgttatctttcctttcttccttttccctaaaTCGCTATGCTGTTAAGGTTTATTTAATGCAGGACAAAGTATAGAATGTCTTTGATTTGCTTTTGGACTTCCATTTTATTGCTGTATTATTTTGTCCACTAAAAGATAAAATCAGAAACATTAATTATTCAACACTACTTTGACTACTTAGTGGTTTCTTTAATCCTGTTTAGTTTTAGATGGCAtacagattaaaataataattcatcaCAAGGTTTaagttttctgtaagaaaatctGAATTTAAGGGagttgaaaatatattttagtaaCTTCTGTTTCTTGCCTTAAGCAGCAATCAAAATACAAAGTTATCAATAAGGACCAATGGTGTAACGTTCTTGAATTCAGCAGAACAATTAACCTTGACCTCAGTAACTATGATGAAGATGGAGCCTGTAAGTACTACCATATGTTGGtgttataaaataatttatttctctgaGCTTAATCATTCAGTGTCCTTTTAcaaaattttgtaaaatacagtTATTTGATCTCTCTACAGGGCCAGTGTTGTTGGATGAGTTTGTGGAATGGtataaaggaaaacagatgacATAGGAGTTTAACTATGCACAGCCACTCAAGAGTCACTGTTACCACAGTTATGTCAACCATTAGCCATAAACTGCTATTTGTATCAAAGTGCATGCTGCTTTTCTTGCACTGCATCCCTTTTGCAGGGAACTTTTGGTGTTTGCTATTTAACAAGCTAGCTATGCTTGCTGTGTAGCATTGTTCTCTTTGAAGGCtgctttgcattttgtatttACACTACAAATTGGTGAACTTGCCAGCGTCTTCACTGTGATTATGTGTATATTGCTGTCTAAATtttgtatatgtgtataaaaaaaaagcttcaccTAGGGATTATTTCTGCAGAACtgtattgtaaaaataattttgtggcaTATTTCTAGTCATCACTTACATGtttgaaacttcagttattttgtttttcttttggtctcaaatgtagcatttcagaaaatgaaatgaacaAACTGCTTGGACATAGTTATGTGAAGAACTATTGTCaattttaatgttattatttGAGATGCCAATCTCTGAGTGGAGAAGACATGCTGTGACTTCCTTCAGCGGAATTCGCCAAAACTGACCTGTTGCTTAATAGGAATGAAACATTGGtgtcttaaaaaatatatatatatatatacatataaatattaaaacactGTAATAGTTGTACATGCCACAGATTATTtccatttgaagaaaaaagtactgactttttaatgttaaaactgCAGTAGTCATTACAGGTACAAATGAACAAATTaaagtaccttttaaaaatgggttttaGACTTTCGTAAATTGCCTTTGGCATACTCCTTTTAATTTTTGGTGTACCAAGAGTGGTCTATGTTGCGATCTAGTGAAATTGAAAGTTCTAGCTAAAATTAGTGGTTTGGGGAATAAAGTCTGCTTAGCCCTAGCACATAGATAATATAGATTTGGGATCTTTTTGTTTGTAACATTAGTCTTTCCTAGGGTCTCTAACTTTGTGTTTCTAAATAATCAAAAATATGATATCAAATAgtcaaaacattacttttttttttcatgctgggGATTGGAATTTCCTAGCAGAATGTCCATTGCAGGCAACGGGCGTGTTAAACACCAGCATTAAGTGACAGTACTTTTTAGTAGAGGCCACTGCTATTTCACTCATTTGTTTATCTGTATAGGACAGTTCTAGtgattattttggggaaaatgaaTGAATGGAATGATGTTTTAAGTTCTGTAATTTTGTCATGTTGTCTTTGCCTTACCCTTCCTTATTAAGTAATGTTAGTGTTGATTTTTATAAATAGGTCCTTGAAGTATCTGGTGCTATTAAACTTTGGTCCCTGAGGATTTATTAAAATGCTCCATATTGATTCACGGAGCATTTAACAAAAAAGGGCCAGTGGATGTTTTGGAACAAAGAATAACATTAATTTTCTGTAGAACTATTTTACAAGTTATTGGCAGTTTTAATATTTCTCTAGAATGCAATCCAGGGGAAGTGGGGGTAAAGCGTTTTAGGTTGAATGTGAAATTTTCAGCTGTACTGAAGGTCCTATT includes:
- the DCUN1D4 gene encoding DCN1-like protein 4 isoform X3, whose product is MPPRKKRRPAAGDDLSAKKSRHDGMYRKYDSTRIKAEEEVFSSKRCLEWFYEYAGTDDIVGPEGMEKFCEDIGVEPENVVMLVLAWKLDAQNMGYFTLQEWLKGMTSLQCDTTEKLRNSLDYLRSLLNEPTNFKLIYRYAFDFAREKDQRSLDINTAKCMLGLLLGKTWSLFPVFHQFLEQSKYKVINKDQWCNVLEFSRTINLDLSNYDEDGAWPVLLDEFVEWYKGKQMT
- the DCUN1D4 gene encoding DCN1-like protein 4 isoform X1 — protein: MHSDAAAVNFQLNSHLSTLANIHKIYHTLNRLNLTEDAGQDDHQTGERLSKIRRIGSLRSCSSSDCFSKVMPPRKKRRPAAGDDLSAKKSRHDGMYRKYDSTRIKAEEEVFSSKRCLEWFYEYAGTDDIVGPEGMEKFCEDIGVEPENVVMLVLAWKLDAQNMGYFTLQEWLKGMTSLQCDTTEKLRNSLDYLRSLLNEPTNFKLIYRYAFDFAREKDQRSLDINTAKCMLGLLLGKTWSLFPVFHQFLEQSKYKVINKDQWCNVLEFSRTINLDLSNYDEDGAWPVLLDEFVEWYKGKQMT
- the DCUN1D4 gene encoding DCN1-like protein 4 isoform X4, with translation MYRKYDSTRIKAEEEVFSSKRCLEWFYEYAGTDDIVGPEGMEKFCEDIGVEPENVVMLVLAWKLDAQNMGYFTLQEWLKGMTSLQCDTTEKLRNSLDYLRSLLNEPTNFKLIYRYAFDFAREKDQRSLDINTAKCMLGLLLGKTWSLFPVFHQFLEQSKYKVINKDQWCNVLEFSRTINLDLSNYDEDGAWPVLLDEFVEWYKGKQMT
- the DCUN1D4 gene encoding DCN1-like protein 4 isoform X2 — translated: MHSDAAAVNFQLNSHLSTLANIHKIYHTLNRLNLTEDAGQDDHQTGSLRSCSSSDCFSKVMPPRKKRRPAAGDDLSAKKSRHDGMYRKYDSTRIKAEEEVFSSKRCLEWFYEYAGTDDIVGPEGMEKFCEDIGVEPENVVMLVLAWKLDAQNMGYFTLQEWLKGMTSLQCDTTEKLRNSLDYLRSLLNEPTNFKLIYRYAFDFAREKDQRSLDINTAKCMLGLLLGKTWSLFPVFHQFLEQSKYKVINKDQWCNVLEFSRTINLDLSNYDEDGAWPVLLDEFVEWYKGKQMT